GAGGAAATTCGTTTCGTTGCAGAAAAAACGAATCGTTCGGATGAGGAAGTCCGAATCGAAGTTTTGCGGCTTAGGGAGGAACTTTCCAGCCGTGAAGAAGAAAACCTAAAAATGGAAGATAAAATCACTTCTTTGTATTTGAATATTCTGGATTTGAAGGAACAAAAAAAATCAAAAGCTCAGGGTGATTCGGTAGAAGCACTCTATTATAAAGAACGCCTAGACCATGCTCTTGCCAAGAAGTATGAACAAAGGAAAAAACTAATCGAAAAGAAACAAAAGGGTCATTTCCTAGTAAGAACCCCTTATCGTGAAATTGCTCGAATTTTAGGGATTTCCGAAGGTGGAGTCAGTGTCACCTTACTCCGAGTTTTGGAAAAAATGCAAAAAAAAATGCATTCGATGGCCGGAGAGGAATAATTTCCTTCGTCATACTCTTACAGGGTGGGGGTCCACATGGAAAATCAGGGTTTTAACGTAGAGGTACTGGAACTAGCCAGGGGACTTTTTATTCGAGGTGAATTTCCCAGTGAGGATGAGTTGCAAAATCATCCAGGATTGCAAGATGCATTCTTATTTTGTGAAGAAGCTTTTTTTGCAAGCCTACGCCAAGAAATGGTAACAACCCATCCATTTGCAGAGTCTTGGGATTTGGCAAAAGCAGAAATTACTTTGACGAAAGCTCCACTCCCTCTTCCCGAATTTTTAAAAGAATACACCCGCAAAAATCTAATCCTTCCAGAAAAGAAAGATAGCCTCATCGTTCGACTAACACAGTCCGGGATCCGAGTCATTGATAGTCTTGTGGAATCCATACAAATCCGAGAAAGTTTTGAGTTTGCTCCCGCCATGCGTTCGGCCTCCGCAGAAGTTCGGTCAGGAGATACAAACTCTGTTATTTTTGAGGAAACCACCAGCGAAAACCAAAAGTTTTATTACCAGATAGTAAAGGAAAACCAGGAAGAAGTCTATCTTTCTGTCAAAGCAGAGGGATCTCCCACTTTCCAACAAGTGAACTTACGCCGAGAGGGACGGTTCATCCTTTCCAGCAAAATCAATTTGGAAGGCAGTGCTAGTTTTTCCGGTTTAGTCCCTGGTAGTTACACCATTGAGTTTGTAGGCCCTGGCCAATCAAAATCGTTTGACTTGTCTATCCTTGTCGGATAGGTTCATGGGAGCATGCTCTCCCTTATCATCGATAGAGTTGGTAACGTAAATATCTTCAATGTTTTAGAAGATAACCTCCCTGTTGAAGAATCCCATATTCAATCTACGTTAGACGATGATCTAATATTCGAATATTTAGGAGAAGTGGAAAGACTTGTCCATGTTTCTCAATCGGTTCTTTCCAATCCGAACCAAATTTTAAATGCAGATATACTACAAGACTTGAAAGTGTTAGGTGAAACTTTCTACCAACAGTTTTTCCCACTCTCCATCATTGAAAAATTAAAAAACACAACTAAACATAGTATCCATTTTAATATTGATCCGGCTCTCGCTCTTATTCCTTGGGAACTATTACATGACGGAACCAGTTTTCTTTCCGATAAATTTAGAATTGGTAAAACCATTCGAGGTGGATTACACCGTCCAACCCACCAGGAAAACCGAAAAATTAAAATGTTAATCATAGCAGATCCTACAGAAGATTTACCTCATGCACAAAAAGAAGGGGAGGTGTTGTTTTCTGTTCTCAGCCAAAAGGTGCCAACACATCTTTTGGAATTAGAATTTATCGGCGGAAAACAAGTCACCAAACTAAAGTTACTCTCTCTTATCAAAGACAAACATATCATTCATTATTCGGGACATCTTCATTTTTCAGATGATTCTTTGGAGAATGGTTGGCTGTTGTCCGATGGAAAGGTATTAAAAGCTCGTGAGATCAAATCAACAGGGATTGATACGGATTTGGTATTTTCCAATTCTTGTATGTCTGCAAAGTCAGCTGGTAAAAAATTAAATACAAATATTATGAATCAATACGCAGGAGCATTCCTTACTGCGGGTATCAAAACATTTGTAGGAACCAATTGGGAAATTTTGGATAATGAAAGGACTATTGACTTTACTGTCAGGTTTTATACATTTTTATTTTCCGATAAATCAGTAGGTGAATCCCTGTTTTTATCCAAAGAATTTGCAAGACGTAATTATCATGCCAATGATTTAACTTGGGCAAATTACGCATTGTACGGAAATCCAGACTTCTCTTTGTTTGTAAAAGAAAGAAGGAATTTTCATTCAGCAAAGATTTTGAATCCTACTTCTGTTTTGGAATTTTACCCTACACCGATTGCGGTCGCCTATTCTAAGTTAGTTAATTCTAATAAATCAAAATCTTCAGGAAAAAACCATATTTTGGGTTTGGTTAAGTTGTTTGAGGCGATTAGCCAGGTAGTAGGGATGATGGTTTTTAGCGACCACGCCGCACATGCCATGAACAAATCCATCCCGAATAACCCGGATGATGCGGTATCGCTACGTAAATGGTGGGAACTTGTTTATGGTTGTGTATGGGATTTTCAAAAACTAAAAATTTCAAGTATTTTAGAGATGGCACTACCGGTTCTACATGAACAAAAAGAAACCATTTTTAAAATTGTTGGATGGATGGAATCTTGGGAACGAGATGAAATTAAAGAGGAAGAGGTTGAATCTTACCAAATCATTTTACAGTTTTTTTTAGAGAATATGTTATTAGAATTCTCAGAACTAGAACGGGTAAGTATTCTTTTAGTCTCTGAAAATCAAAATCCTCATTTTTATTTTAAGGGTATTAAACCTGCGTATTTATATCCATCCTCCCCCGGTTCCAAGGACAAATTACAAGAGCAACTTTCTAAACAAAAAGGAAACCTCGTTTTGGTTCATGAAAGTCGTAAGATCGTCATTCCTTTTCCCACTTACTTTAAAGAGAAAAAAGAGACTGGTGATTTAGAACTTGTGTTTAACGGTCTTACTCCATTTGTTTCAGGAGCCAAGCAGAATTGAGTTTATGCCATCCAGATGTAGGTAATGTATCTTGTGGTGCCTGTTGTGGTTTGTTTAATTTAAAACTACAACCAAAAGAATTCAAAACCTTATTGTTAGAAAGAACTTCAGAATTCCAAACCACAGTCAATTTTGAAGTTAGGCATAGTTTTCCTATTTATCGAAAAGACAGAGAAACCAAAGAAGCTCATATCCCTAAAAAAGATGATATGACCTACAATTGTCCCTTCTTGGGATATGTGGATCCAAACAAAGAGCGGATTGGATGTATGATTCATCCTATTTTTACGGGAGATCCGAAAAGCCAAAACTTTTCTTTTTACGGAGCTTCTATTTGCCAAGCATACGATTGTAAAAATAAAGAAAGTATTTTAGCTGATTTATGGGAGTCTCTCTTTGTGGAAATGGCAAAGGATTCCGTCGAGTATTCATTTTTATCGGCTGACCATATATTTGTGAGTGCATTAGAAAAATTCTTTCAGTTTGTAAATATCAACATGGAAAGAGTATTTCAAGAGTTTCGATTAGAAACAATAGATTTGTTTCGTACGAGGTTACTGACCGCAACGGAAAAAAATTTTACATCGTTTGAAATTAATTATGATAGTTTTCCTGACCTTAGTGCCTTGGAACTTTATTTTACAAATGAGATTGGTGGGTTTTGGAAAGAGTGGCGAGAAGGAATTATTAAAAAAAATCCCGGATAGAGGTGAAGTATCCGGGCTGTATTAAAATGAAATTTTGATTAAGCTTTAGATGTAACAGTTGCTACTTTTGCTTTTGCATCAGCTACAACAGTGTTAGCTTTTCCAATGATAGTTTCTACTTGAGAAATTCCTTCTTGAAGGTATTTTCTAAGATTTACAGAAACTTCGCTTTGGTCTTGAGCACCTTTAGCAGCTAGGCTTTGGAATTCAGTGTTGATGTTAGAGAAAGCTTTTTCAGCCTCTACTTTTGCTGTGTTTACTGCGCCTAGGATGAAGTTTAATCCGTCTTTTACTTGTTGTTCCATTTTCATTTCCCCTTTTCGGTTTTATTTTGTGCAACGCACCATCTCTTTTTGTGCGCCGCACAGGAATCTGTCAACCTGTTTTTGTATTTTTTTCCTGCAACGCACCAAAAAAGTGGATAGATGCCTCATCCGGAATTTTTGCCCATCCAATGGAAATCCACATATTTAGAACTTCTCGACCAAAGGATTTTACCCGGGAAAAAGGAATTTTTAAAATTATCCACAGCCGAAGAAACAATTGTCGCCATTCGCGAAATGGCTGTTAGGGGAGCGCCAGCCATTGCCATCACCGGTGTTTTTGGTCTGACTCTTGGAGCTACTGGGAAAACCGGCACCGCCAAACCAGAAGAAATTGAATTTTTACTTAACGCAGTTTTGGAATCAAGACCTACTGCCGTTAATTTGAGTTATGCCATTCGGGAGGCAAAAAACCGTGTAAAAGGAATCACAGACTGGAAATCAATCCAAAAGATTTGGGAAACCTATGGTTTGGAAATGATGACAGAAGATTTGGCCGCCAATAAGGCGTTAGGTGCAAATGGAGTTTCTTTATTTCCTAAAGACCAATCGGAATTTCATATCATCACTCATTGTAATACAGGGGCACTTGCCACTGCAGGCCACGGAACAGCGCTTGGAGTCATTCGAAGTTTACGGGACGCTGGAAAAAAAGTAGTGGTTTATGCTGATGAAACAAGACCCTTTCTTCAAGGTTCGAGACTCACAGCTTTTGAAATGATGGAAGAGGGAATCGAATGTTATGTCATTACGGATGGGATGTCTGGTTGGTTGATGAACCATCGTAAAATTGATGCAGTTCTTGTTGGTTGTGACAGAGTTGCCGCGAATGGAGATACAGCTAACAAAATTGGAACCTACAATCTAGGGATTGTTGCAAAAGAACATGGTGTCCCTTTTTATGTATGTGCTACAAAGGATAGTTTCGATTTGAATTTAAAAACGGGAGAAGAAATTCCCATTGAAATGCGTAAAGAATCGGAAGTCACTCAATTTGATTTTTTAAAATCTGAGGATGGAAAGTATTTATTTCCTGAAGGAAAAACCTCACCCCAAGGTGCTCGTGCCTTAAATCCTTCTTTTGATGTTACAAAAGCTCATTTAATCAAAAACTTTATCACAGAATTTGGATGTTTTTTGCCTTCAGAGATTTCTCTTCGTCTAAAGACTGTATGACGGAAAAAGTAATTTTAGGTGGTGGATGTTTTTGGTGCACAGAAGCTGTATACCTTAGAATTCCCGGCGTTCTCTCTGTAAGGTCAGGATACGCAGGTGGATCGACCAAAAACCCCACATACAAAGAAATTTGTACTGGCACGACGGGGCATGCAGAGGTCATAGAAATCGAATTTGATCCAGAGGTCATCACTTACTCAAAAATTTTGGAAGTGTTCTGGATTTCTCATGATCCTACCACACTCAACAGACAAGGAAACGATGTTGGAACACAATATCGTTCTGTTATATTTTATTTGAATGAAAAACAAAAAGATCTCGCAGTGGAATCTAAACGAAAACATGCATTTATGTTTCCCGATCCGATAGTGACTGAAATTTCTCCGGCACCAGAGTTTTATCCGGCGGAAGATTACCATCAAAACTATTTCACTTCAAATCCACAGAATCCCTACTGCCATTATGTAATTTTTCCCAAACTAAAAAAGTTAGGACTAAAGTTATAATAGTTTAGGATTATTTGCCTTTAAAAGCAGTTAACATTGCTTTGTCTTGGTTCGGAAAAAAGTTCATCACAAATGCAGTTTGACCTTTGGTGATTTTTTCCACTTGTCTTCTGTATTTAATAACGGCACCTGGATGGGCTGTATTCCGAACAACAACCTTAACATTATCTTGGTTGTATCGGGCACCTTTGAGTTCTTCGATTTTTGATCGGAGTAGTTCAACGGTTTTACTTTTTTTCTGATAAGCATCAAAGATTTCTTTAAACTTCTCTTTTCTGGCATCGTCTATTTTGCCACGAGACCTTTGTACCACTTCTTTGATCTTTTGAATTTCAGGAACTAGTGCTTCTAACTCTCTTTCAAAATCAGTAAGACGGGAACTACCTTCTGTAAAAAGTCGATCATTTCGATAATGAAACCCCACTTCCACAACGGTATCCATCTGTGCTGTGGAACCGAGAGAAGATACAGTGATTCCTTGGTAAGATACAATGTCAGATCCAATGATAGATGAACTTTCGCCTGTTAGGATTACGTTTCCTAAACAAAGAATTTTACTGCCTAAAATAAAGTTCTCTACAATACAATCTCCATCGATTTCTAAATTTCCATTTTCGATGAATTTCGCACGAAGGTCTCCTTTGATTCGAATGACACCTTTGCCTTTGGCTTTGACTCCACCTTTGACTTCTAAGTCTTCACCCACAACAACATCGGAAGATTCTACGTTACCATCTAAATAAAGAGAACCTTGGCAATTAACTACAGCACCTTCTTCGATAGTTCCTTTCACACGGATGGCACCTTCAAAATTGATGTTACCTGTTCCTAGTCCAATATTACTTTCGATGTTTAACTCAGGAGATACTGTAAGAGAATTGTCCGTGGAAAATACGACGCCACTGAGACCGGCAAAGTATTCTTTTAGTTGTCGTCCCGGTTTTTCTGGATCTTCTACTGTTTTTGGAAGAACGTTTTTACCTAAGGTAAGTCTTGGTCTATCAATTGGATTGGGATAAATAGGGTTTCCAATAACATCAATTCCTTGTTCCCCAGCAACACCTTCAAATAAAGTGGCAAGTCTTTCGCCTTCTTTTACGTGAATGTATTTGTTGATATTTCTATAATCAGCGGATCCGTCTTCTTTTAACACAACACGTTGTGCTCTTGGAAAATAGAATTTAATCCAACCACTTTCCCCTTGTTTGGCGGGGTTCCCTTGAGCAACTATAAAATTGAAATCTTCTTTTACCTTAGTGGGATCTTTTAGAATTTTATCAATTTCGATGGCGGCTTTATCAACCTCTTTCATCAAAATTCGATCCCTATGGACGGTTGCATTGTCTAGAGCTTCATAAATTAAAATATTGCTCATAGAACCACCTAACAACCAAATTGGTTTTGCCACCAAAGTTGCAGTTAGTCGATCCTCGGAGATTTGGATTTTCAGTCCCCGTTCCGGATTGAAGTCCGGTGCATTTTTTACGTCCATTCTGTAACAATTATCGGCAGGTTTCTTAGGAGAAACGACAAATTCTATCGGTCGAGCCAATATAGAAAACTTCCGAAGGTTTGGAGGAGGGCCGGAACCCCGAAAATTTGGGAGTGGAGGGGGAGGCTGTCCCCGTGCGTTAGCGCTGTGGAGGTGCGGTGGACATAGGAAATTTCTTTTTTTTGGAAGAGGAAGGCCAGTTTTTCTGACTCATCCGGTGAAATGACGGGGTCTGTCTTTCCGTGAAGGAGGGAAACCGGGCCATCCAAACTTTCTAATTGGTAAAATGGAGAGAGGTTTTCCGGAAGATTTTTTGGGACAGTGTTCAGAACTCGTTTGGCAAGATCTTTCCTAAAGTTTTCGTCAGTGCCCACTTGGGAAAAAAATTCTTTCGCCGGGGCCGAAGTTCTTTCGAGTAAGGTTTCGGTCTGGGCGTCCTTTCCGGTTCGTTTGAGTCCATTGTCGAGGGCCGCTGCATAGTATACAGGTTGTAATTCCTCTGCAAGTTTTGGTTCAAAACAATGGAGAAAATTGTAGAGAATGACATAGACAGCATAAGGGTCGATATCGTAGTTCGAAAATACAAAAGGTACGGTATCTAAAAAATCGCAATAAGCACCGATGGCCATTGATGTTTTGATTTTCTTTCTTGTATTCGACTTGGAAGCTGCAATGAGTCCCATCCCACCCGAAAAACTAGCAGATAAATATCCTAAGTCATTGCCATTAAATAGATGTTTGGTGGAGGAAACTTCCATCATTAAATCTTCTATGTTGGATATTGTTTTTTCTTCGATTCGAAGTCCTTTTACTTCTGGAAGTTCAGGAAGAATTACACTGTGATTGGAATTTGCAATGTTTTCTGCGAGTTCCAAAATCCTTGGGTCGTCAATTCCCATGGCACTCATTCCGTGTTGGATATAAACACCTGGCAATGATTCCGGATTTTTGCCCGTTGGATAAAAATGAAATACTCGTCTGCCTGTGCCTGGTAATTGGAGTTCCTTACGTTCTAAAGGTTTTTTTTGTTTAAGCCCAGCATAATTCAAAACGAGTGGGATTGCCAAAACATAAGGTTTCATTCGGAATTAGTTTTTTGGGGTGGGAAATTTTTCCAACAATAAAATCAAATAGAGTCTACCCATATACTCTTCTCCTCTTCTATCTTTGAGATTAAAGATAAGTATATATTGGCGAAAGTGTTCTAAGGATATAGGAACGAGTTTATGGTTTAAATTTTCTGGTGGTAAGATATCAATTTCGTAACGCCCCAGTCTCATTTCAGTAATCAATTTTCCAGCGATTTGGTTTGCAAACTCCATCATGATGGATGCAGAGTGCGAACGAGAAGTGGGATCAATTTGAAAGGCTTTCGCAATTTTGGGAAGGAGTTTTAGTTTGGTATAACCATCTAAGGCCAGATAAACTTTTCCATTGATATCGCCAACAAACTCAACAAGTGTACAATTTTCAAAACAGAGGCCTTCATTTTTAGAAGGTCCGTATGCTTCTCGTTCCGCAAATACTAATAGAGACTTTTGAAAGTGTTCTGGTAATACTTGTGAAACTGTCAGAATGAATTTTTCGTCAATTAACGGATCCATTTAGGCTGCGTGGTAGAGGATACTCTCTTCCAAGGATTTGTATGCTGCTTTGATCCAAACATCAAATTTGATTCCTTGAATGTTTTGGTTGGAATAACCGAGGGCAACTTCTGAAGGATAACCGAGACTATCCAATTCTTCTATGAACTGATTAAAAAATTCCGAAAAACGATCGACTCTTTCATTGGAAACAATGGCCGCATATAAATTCTCTTCTAGTTGATACAAACCCAAACCAAGAACAACATTTTGTTTTCCAAGTAGGTTCAGTCCAATCGCAATTTCCGTTTGGAAGTTAGTGTCAATGAATTTGAAAAGAATCAGTGTTACTTTTTCTTTGGATTCAAATGCTGATTTTGCCATTTGGTAAAAGTGAGATACATTGAAAAGTTTTGAAATGGGATGTTTTGTTACTTTGGCATATTCTCTTTTTACCATAATTTTTTCTGAGATGATAGTCGACTTTTCCCAGAAAGATTGGATTTCTGATTCATCCCAAGACTCTTTAGTAGAGAAACATAAATAACCAAATAAATGGCCATTCATTGTGAGCGGGATGTATAACTTTCGTTTGTCGATTGAAATTGCAGGAAGTAATTCTCTGATTCGTCCTTCTTCGTATTCTTCCCATTCCACTGGATTGTCATCGGTTTCGACCATCATACCTGCTTTTTGCCAATAACATTCCTTAAATTCTTTTCCATCATAATAAACATATTGGATGGAAGTGAGTTTTTCTGTGAGATAAGGATAGGGAAATTCTTTTACTGTTTCGCAAAACAAAGATCGTTCTTCCGAATGAACTGACTCTCTCGCAAGTAAAATAGGATCTTTTTTCCAGAGGATTTCTTTCTGTTTTGGTTCTGCGTTGGATGGTTCTTTCGGTAAGGATGTTTCTGTATCGAAAATTATATCAGTATGTGGGGTTTCCTCTGATGGAGTTTCTGAATCTTGTAAACGGTTTGGTTCGAGGAAAGAATCTCTTTTTTGAAAGTCCAAACTGTATAAGAATAAAGCGAGTAACAAACAAGAAACGGTGAGGAGAGTAAAACTCACCCAGGAAAAATAGAATGTATACTGAAGGATCACTCCAATGATAAAAAAAATTGTTGGAATTGTATATCGTTTCATGGTGACTTAGCCGTTACTCAATATAACGGGTAAAATGGGGATTCACTGAACTGATTTTCCCTTTCCGCTAGGGGCAAATGAAACTCTATTCCGAATTGGCTGAATACTATTTTACCATCGAAGAAGCAAGCCGCAAGTTTTCGGAAGAAATCCTCTTCCTTCGGGAAACATTTAAGCGACATAAAATTAGTACTGTTTTAGACATTGGATGTGGGACTGGAGAACATATCAAAGAACTCCAAGGTATGGGTTTCAAACCACTTGGTATCGATGGTTCTCCTCGTATGTTAGAAATTGCCAAGGCACGATTTCCTCATTGCCAATTTGAACTTGGCAAAATGGAAGTTTACGTCGCCAAACAACCGGTAGATGCAATCATTTGTTTGTATGGAACTTTTAATTATCTCATCAATGACGATTTGGTCCAAAATTTCTTAAGGAATTGCCATAAAAATTTAAAACAGGCTGGTCTTTTGGTTTTAGAAATCTGGAACGCAGACCCCATTCACAGAATCAAACGAAAACCAATCACTACTGTGAGTAACGTAAGACAAGGTGATACATCGATTCGAAGGAATCGGGGATTTCGTCTAACAAGAGCAGATGACGTAGCCATTGTCGAAGTGAACTATGTTTATAATTTGAACCAAAAAGATTTAAAAGATAAACATACAATGCGGGTATTTCATTTTCCGCAAGTTCAGAATTTTTTAGATGATAATAAATTTGATGTCCTACATGTATATAGCAATTATGACGGCGAAAAATATATCAAAACGGGCGCACGGATGCTCGTTGTAGCAAAAAAGAGGTCT
This genomic interval from Leptospira perdikensis contains the following:
- a CDS encoding CHAT domain-containing protein, which codes for MLSLIIDRVGNVNIFNVLEDNLPVEESHIQSTLDDDLIFEYLGEVERLVHVSQSVLSNPNQILNADILQDLKVLGETFYQQFFPLSIIEKLKNTTKHSIHFNIDPALALIPWELLHDGTSFLSDKFRIGKTIRGGLHRPTHQENRKIKMLIIADPTEDLPHAQKEGEVLFSVLSQKVPTHLLELEFIGGKQVTKLKLLSLIKDKHIIHYSGHLHFSDDSLENGWLLSDGKVLKAREIKSTGIDTDLVFSNSCMSAKSAGKKLNTNIMNQYAGAFLTAGIKTFVGTNWEILDNERTIDFTVRFYTFLFSDKSVGESLFLSKEFARRNYHANDLTWANYALYGNPDFSLFVKERRNFHSAKILNPTSVLEFYPTPIAVAYSKLVNSNKSKSSGKNHILGLVKLFEAISQVVGMMVFSDHAAHAMNKSIPNNPDDAVSLRKWWELVYGCVWDFQKLKISSILEMALPVLHEQKETIFKIVGWMESWERDEIKEEEVESYQIILQFFLENMLLEFSELERVSILLVSENQNPHFYFKGIKPAYLYPSSPGSKDKLQEQLSKQKGNLVLVHESRKIVIPFPTYFKEKKETGDLELVFNGLTPFVSGAKQN
- a CDS encoding sigma-54 down-regulated protein, giving the protein MEQQVKDGLNFILGAVNTAKVEAEKAFSNINTEFQSLAAKGAQDQSEVSVNLRKYLQEGISQVETIIGKANTVVADAKAKVATVTSKA
- the mtnA gene encoding S-methyl-5-thioribose-1-phosphate isomerase; translated protein: MPHPEFLPIQWKSTYLELLDQRILPGKKEFLKLSTAEETIVAIREMAVRGAPAIAITGVFGLTLGATGKTGTAKPEEIEFLLNAVLESRPTAVNLSYAIREAKNRVKGITDWKSIQKIWETYGLEMMTEDLAANKALGANGVSLFPKDQSEFHIITHCNTGALATAGHGTALGVIRSLRDAGKKVVVYADETRPFLQGSRLTAFEMMEEGIECYVITDGMSGWLMNHRKIDAVLVGCDRVAANGDTANKIGTYNLGIVAKEHGVPFYVCATKDSFDLNLKTGEEIPIEMRKESEVTQFDFLKSEDGKYLFPEGKTSPQGARALNPSFDVTKAHLIKNFITEFGCFLPSEISLRLKTV
- the msrA gene encoding peptide-methionine (S)-S-oxide reductase MsrA gives rise to the protein MTEKVILGGGCFWCTEAVYLRIPGVLSVRSGYAGGSTKNPTYKEICTGTTGHAEVIEIEFDPEVITYSKILEVFWISHDPTTLNRQGNDVGTQYRSVIFYLNEKQKDLAVESKRKHAFMFPDPIVTEISPAPEFYPAEDYHQNYFTSNPQNPYCHYVIFPKLKKLGLKL
- a CDS encoding DUF342 domain-containing protein encodes the protein MDVKNAPDFNPERGLKIQISEDRLTATLVAKPIWLLGGSMSNILIYEALDNATVHRDRILMKEVDKAAIEIDKILKDPTKVKEDFNFIVAQGNPAKQGESGWIKFYFPRAQRVVLKEDGSADYRNINKYIHVKEGERLATLFEGVAGEQGIDVIGNPIYPNPIDRPRLTLGKNVLPKTVEDPEKPGRQLKEYFAGLSGVVFSTDNSLTVSPELNIESNIGLGTGNINFEGAIRVKGTIEEGAVVNCQGSLYLDGNVESSDVVVGEDLEVKGGVKAKGKGVIRIKGDLRAKFIENGNLEIDGDCIVENFILGSKILCLGNVILTGESSSIIGSDIVSYQGITVSSLGSTAQMDTVVEVGFHYRNDRLFTEGSSRLTDFERELEALVPEIQKIKEVVQRSRGKIDDARKEKFKEIFDAYQKKSKTVELLRSKIEELKGARYNQDNVKVVVRNTAHPGAVIKYRRQVEKITKGQTAFVMNFFPNQDKAMLTAFKGK
- a CDS encoding alpha/beta hydrolase, with amino-acid sequence MKPYVLAIPLVLNYAGLKQKKPLERKELQLPGTGRRVFHFYPTGKNPESLPGVYIQHGMSAMGIDDPRILELAENIANSNHSVILPELPEVKGLRIEEKTISNIEDLMMEVSSTKHLFNGNDLGYLSASFSGGMGLIAASKSNTRKKIKTSMAIGAYCDFLDTVPFVFSNYDIDPYAVYVILYNFLHCFEPKLAEELQPVYYAAALDNGLKRTGKDAQTETLLERTSAPAKEFFSQVGTDENFRKDLAKRVLNTVPKNLPENLSPFYQLESLDGPVSLLHGKTDPVISPDESEKLAFLFQKKEISYVHRTSTALTHGDSLPLHSQIFGVPALLQTFGSFLYWLDR
- a CDS encoding chemotaxis protein CheX codes for the protein MDPLIDEKFILTVSQVLPEHFQKSLLVFAEREAYGPSKNEGLCFENCTLVEFVGDINGKVYLALDGYTKLKLLPKIAKAFQIDPTSRSHSASIMMEFANQIAGKLITEMRLGRYEIDILPPENLNHKLVPISLEHFRQYILIFNLKDRRGEEYMGRLYLILLLEKFPTPKN
- a CDS encoding class I SAM-dependent DNA methyltransferase gives rise to the protein MKLYSELAEYYFTIEEASRKFSEEILFLRETFKRHKISTVLDIGCGTGEHIKELQGMGFKPLGIDGSPRMLEIAKARFPHCQFELGKMEVYVAKQPVDAIICLYGTFNYLINDDLVQNFLRNCHKNLKQAGLLVLEIWNADPIHRIKRKPITTVSNVRQGDTSIRRNRGFRLTRADDVAIVEVNYVYNLNQKDLKDKHTMRVFHFPQVQNFLDDNKFDVLHVYSNYDGEKYIKTGARMLVVAKKRS